The following proteins are encoded in a genomic region of Dasypus novemcinctus isolate mDasNov1 chromosome 21, mDasNov1.1.hap2, whole genome shotgun sequence:
- the SUPT4H1 gene encoding transcription elongation factor SPT4, with translation MALETVPKDLRHLRACLLCSLVKTIDQFEYDGCDNCDAYLQMKGNREMVYDCTSSSFDGIIAMMSPEDSWVSKWQRVSNFKPGVYAVSVTGRLPQGIVRELKSRGVAYKSRDTAIKT, from the exons ATGGCCTTGGAGACGGTGCCGAAGGATCTCCGGCATCTGCGAGCTTGTTTGCTGTGTTCCCTGGTCAAG ACCATAGACCAGTTTGAATATGATGGCTGTGACAATTGTGATGCATACCTGCAGATGAAAGGTAACCGAGAGATGGTATATGACTGCACCAGCTCTTCCTTTGATGG AATCATTGCGATGATGAGTCCAGAGGACAGCTGGGTCTCCAAATGGCAGCGAGTCA gtaACTTTAAGCCAGGTGTGTATGCTGTGTCAGTCACTGGTCGTCTGCCCCAag GAATTGTACGAGAGCTGAAGAGTCGAGGAGTGGCCTACAAATCCAGAGACACAGCTATAAAGACCTAG